The Magallana gigas chromosome 6, xbMagGiga1.1, whole genome shotgun sequence genome includes the window AACGAAAATTGCGTTTTTTAGACtactacaaaaaaaatcaaaagaaaataaaaccactTCATAGAGGCATCAGTAAGCGGAATTGGTCCACTACTTATTCAAGAAGTATCCAAAACGTTCTTAAATGAATACCATTTAttcaataataaatatacatgccTATActtcttacaaaaatattttatattcttaatatatatcatattatttagCCGTTCATATAGATATCCTTTGAAACTTTATAATCCAATTAGGTGTGTATTGCTGATCTATATACAACGTTTAAGCTCATCCACTGTGGAACATGGACCCTTTATTAGGAATCCTTGGGCGCGTTTTCCGTATCTGTGGGTTGCGTTTTGCTGAAGTAGGTGTAGAAAGGGGCGAATTTCAGCTGGCCATCTGTGTGCTCGTCGTCGCTTTCGTCTGTGATATCATTCTTCCCCAGCACACTTTCCGAGTAACTGGGAGCTAAAGAAAGGCgtaaaaattacagtaaaactatCGCATGTTGTAGATTTTGAAtgtactgggtgggtgtaaatacaaaatttacaacatgacaaagttttcatgttgtaaatttcatgttgtaaattttgtatttacacccaaccagtacattcaaaatttacaacatgacactacGTTCATCCACATGCGCGGAGCTAGAAGGGGAGGGGAATCTGAACACCCCATccccttgaaaatttaaaaatcttattaataaatttacaaagtaaaataaccaaaaatatGTCTTGATTCCCCCCTCCCCCAGCAAACTTAAATATccctcagacccccccccccccacacacacaccctGGAAAATTTGTCTTGATCTGCGCATGATCCGTTATATTgtttcttgaaaataacagttaacCCTCGTGTTACTTTATTAGTTGATTGATTTACGTCCCACATCAAGCGATTATTATTGTTGAGAATAACGAGGCAAAACAAATCAACATTACTTTACTCAAATAATTGACGATATACACGATTTGAAATGATGATTAATTTACTCTAGCTTTCTGGGAACGAACTTGTGCGGGTGTTCTTATTGTTAAATCACGAATTCCCGCGACGCATGTAGCTCAGATAGGAAAATATTATCAAGAAAGCAATGTTCTAGGCTTGCCAGCAACAAAGAAGGACAAACCCTATGGAAATAATTGTCTTGTCCTTTGACCAACCTGACGTCATTGATACATGCATTTTCAAATGGAAGGCAGAAGTAATATTACAAGTAAGGATAGAAtcgataaataaattattttcatactattgaatacACGATAGCATCAGTTACTCAGTAGATTTGATGTTAATCGTATCACcaatttcatttttgcaaatactagtacatgcattgatttcatcaaaatattccACTATACATTATACTTGTAAAAGTAATTTGTTTTggcaaaatttacattttttgtacagTTCCGATTTTACACTTACATACATACTTATAGTATAGTCATACTTttgtaattcaaataaaaataatttactttaataACGCATTAGCAAGACTAAGTTATAATTGAAATGATGGATTACTCACGCTGATCGTAACTATCTAATGAAGGCACGGAGAGGGTGGCGCTAATGGGCGGGGTGGAAGGAGTGACGGGGAGACAAGCGTGTACCACACTCTGCGGTCGCAATGGCACCGTTCCAATAATAATCTCAATGGGGATTTCGAGGTTGGACGAGAGGCCAATGGTTTTGACAACCAACTgtcaataaatgataaaaattatcaaaaaacgaatttttttttacaacatttcCATTAACCAAATTCCCATAAAACAATCAggattacctttaaaaaataacgAATGTCTATGATGTTGCACCCCTCCAGAAAAGAGGGCGGTACCGGCGGGATGACAAGGCCGCTCTCTTTCCAGACGACAGATTTACCCCCATCAACCCCTGGGTGCGTGATTTTGGCAACTTCTTTTCTCAGTTTACGCGTCTTTACGGTCTTCATTCTGGCGCCATTTTTCGGCGGGAAAACCAATACTTCCGATATCTTGTCCTCAGAGGGCTTCCGTTTGAGTTGATTTTTGATTCCGTTAGCAATGGTCGGGACTTTGCGTGATGTGgaaaagtatattgttttctGGAAAACACAATCAtcaaaaaacccaaacaaacatTATACAGGCTTCAGTCGTGGAATATTCATCTATCATGCCCTAACAATTAAACGTCAGCGtcaaaaatactgaaaaatgACTTTATTGTCCCATGATTATGGTAGTTTTCATTTTTGTGGATAAATAAGTCCGTTAAGTTTTATTATCAAGTCTATAATTTGTCCAAAGAGAGAAAACAGATACTACAGAAAAGCTTTTCTAAAAGCATACACATACGGAATGACATTGCACCATAAAAGAAACGGTCAAGTATTATTCCATAATATAAACCAAAATCATTCGACGGCTGCCTCCGCAAATCTCTGTCTGCAGAAAACCAATAAAAGAGTGATTACGTTTACGATAGGGAACTTTACCATCTCCAAAATAGCCCAAACGTCGCAATCAAACGAAGACAGATTTTGAATTTCGGCGTTTATATTGATCTCTTCTCCAGGAACAAATCCTATTCTGTCCAGATGAATGGTCCCCGAGACGGGACCCGATTTACAACACAGACAGCACATTCGTTTGGATCCTCTGTTAGTGGTGGAATGCTGTAAAAGGATAAAACATGGAGAGAGAAAAATCCGGAACTATTTGAGTGgaagttaatttcatttactctCTGCATAATGTGAGAAAAGAGCTGTAATTCTGGCAAAGAAAATTACATCTTAACGCCATGAATACTGGAAAATCATAAAGAAGGCTTTATTGCTTTTATCGATTTCGCTGTCAGAAATAAGTATAAGAATTTTGCCTAAACGAACTCTTCTACGTCATAAAGGCTGAATGATAAGGCTGTGCAACAATAAACAGTGCTCTCTGAGGAAAACTGCATgattaaagtaaagaaaaaaaatcataaatgacGTATTTTTCTTTCCAATATTCTGCGTTTTAAGTCCTTTTTTTATCCTTAACTTTGTCACATTCTTAAGTTTTATTTAGTAAATTCGCGCTTCCTTGCAATTCCCATAGAATGTTTTGGCAAAACTAATTTCCGTTTTACTCGAGTTAACAGGTCCTTCTCCGTGCAAGGCGTGAATGACGACCAATAAACAAGAATTATCTTGCAAATAAAGAAGTCTCGCATACCAACACGTTCCTTTGAGAATTCAGATCCAATGGAGCTATCAGGGTGAACGGTCTCTTGTAGTTTATGTTGAAACTATTCGGTCGGTCCAGAGTGGAATTAATGAAGTACCGGACGTAGCCCCAAGGGCCTTCAAACGATGAGGGTAGAGCATCCGGGAGGCCGAAATCAAATGGAAAGGTGTAACGACCCACAGGGAGGATATTGTGTTCCCCTTCCCCTCTGCCTACAGGAATAGAGAATGAAAAGATCTAGTACGGTAGGATTATCAAATAATGACATAAGGTCGGAAGCAATAATCACTCGAGGAAGGAACACCTTTGTATTGTCCAGTAATTTGagacatttcatttcaaaataccACTTTTTTATAATGGTATAAATATACACGcaaataatataatatcaaaGACTGGGAAAAGAATAAAGACTATTCGCTTGCAATGAAGAGTTTACTTCTAAGGATGCAAATAGAACCAACACTGATAAAAACGGAGTTCACGACAGCTTAATTGTTCCTTCTCTTTTACTAGTAATTATACATGATATATAAAAGCAATGCAgcatattcttttttaaataaataatcacTGATTGttcttgaataaaaaatacatatagtaACAAAAGGTACGTTTCATGTGTAGTCATGTGTAGTCAAGCATTCTCGACTGCAAAGCTATAcagtatattttaaattattttttctgccaCGTGAAGTTACAATGGCTTTTAAGAGGCTAATATTCAATACCTTTTCCGAACAGTGGAATTGTCCGGTTAAAGTACTCTTCGGATGCTGAATAATGGTCATCTGTTGGCAACCGGAAGCCACCTTTCTTTGGACCGGAAGTTTTGTCATTAGGATTTGACGAACTCGGCCAATCAACATATGCCTCTCCGCGAAATGAAATtcttatttctaaaataataaatgaattttttttaaacttgaagCTTGAAGGTTTTGGCTGAAACTTAAAAGATAACCTATTTTACTGACCATGATACAATTGTACCGAACTTTGGAAAGGGTGTAAATTTATGATGTTAAGTACCAAATATAGTAAACAGAACGAAGTGATAAAAGATTATTAGTATGCAATCCTAGGAAGATGGTAGTTAAGAAATGCATTAAATTAGATTCCTTACTTCTACAAATTAAACGACCGTGATAGTGGATGGGCGGTACGGAGACCGACCCCTTCTGTACAAACGAGTTTTTTGTCGTAGCGCGATAAGAATTCATCACTATTCAATGAATGATACAAAACAGAACAGTGTACGCATATATAGAATTCTTAGCGACAGTGCGAGAAATACCAAAATTGGAGAAAAATCtcgcattaaaatttacagtgAAACAAACGACGAGAAATTATTTAAGGATTTTGAAAGGCACTTGTAAAagttgaaatgcagtatagaagtcGATCCATACCTCTAATCTTCACAGGGGTGTCCAGTTCTAGTATTATTTCGCCTCTCACTACCTGTCCCAGGTAATACACTCCCAGGGGATTCTCCAGATCAATGATAAACGTCTTGATCTTCTCCATTCCTACACAGAATTAGCAACAGTTTCTCAGAATCATTATACCAATATGAAAAGTCTTGGATGTCTTTTTATGCTCATCATGGCACGATACACAAATTACCAAAATTAGCTTCTCCGGAAATAGCCAATTAGTTATTTATGGTATTGTGTTAacaatcttttatttattcCCCCTAACGAGTCGGGGATCATGAAAGTGAGTGGTATTAAACGGAATCTCTGCATCATGAAAAAACCAATCTACGCAACAACCTCTCTTGCTGCACCTTGATTTACCTGCAGACGACAGTCGCCTAGTAAACGCAATCGATTTCTTTAATTTagaacattgaaatatttaaataatgacGATGCTTAAAGATGAACAAGCATTCCCAAGAGGAAAAAAACCAGTCACAATTTTGACAAGAAACTTGTTACAGCAATCTTACCTCAAGGAATTGTGTTTACATGTTTACTTCTGAGATCGTCTGCTTATTGGCAAGCCAGTTTACAATGAAATCCCAGACCATGCAAGTTTCTGGTATGTTCAGTGTCGTCAATGGAACAATTACAACGAATCAATATTCAGATCCCACCAAAGGCCGACAGAAACCTGCGGAATTTTACCAAATGAAGATATCTTTTAAATCATCGAACAACTATAGTCGGGTATGGTATTTAGGAATAGCATGCAAAGCTTTTGACGTCTCGCGTCTACGCAATCATTGCTCACGTTGAAATTGATGCAAAAATCTGTTTATTCATCCCAATGAACGTCAATGTAGGATTTAAGGAAGATACACATAGACATTTACATTAATACTATCTGATTTTTACCTTTGCGAATAAATCTACTattaattgaatttaatgaaGATACAAACAGACTTTTACTTTAATACCATTTAATTTTTACCTCTGGCAAAATCTACCATTATATTGAAAAAAGGGATGGGGATGTCAGGTATACgttatataaatatgaataaagataaataaatcgatgaataaataaaattgcgggtgattttataattaatttacatCTTGCAATTGGATCGATATTTCATGTAGAATATActcaaaatttcacaatttaacaGATCTTGTATCACAACTTAATTTTCATCAGATGTAGAACATGAAAATTTTCTAAAGTTTCAAAATTACCTTCAACAGCAAATCTTGTCCATGAACTACTTATTGGTTTTCTAATAGCATGTACTTAGTTTATATAGCATTAACATTTCAAATACAGATTTCATACACTGGTCATTTTTACTATTCATACATAATATTATGTAGATTTTTCGTTCAGTCATATTGATTTTATCTGCATATATTGTATTTAAGGGTGAAAAACACAGCTTTGTCATAAACATACTGTTAGATTTAGGTTTCATACATTGGTAATTTTGGCTattcatacatatatgtaaGTTCTTCGTACATTCATCTTAACTATATCTGCTTATATTGGATTCAAGGATGAAAGACACAACTTtgtcataaaaataatattcaacgTTTGCAATAGTAGAGATTCCGACGGAAAATTGGGTAAATGTACGTACGGACAAAAAAAGGCAATAATCACCAGTTTTAATCAGCCTGAATTGGTAAGTGATGAATCACAAACGttcattcaattcaattaagCACAAGGTCAATTGGATTAACACAGATCCAACCATTTGAATGAGTGAATAATTTGATACTGAAAAACttgattttatcaatcagttaaatggaaaaagaaagtttactttaaatacaatttatcaaatgaatacATACTGTTTGCTCTTTGAGAAATCATGTTTACGGCAGTCCACcaagcttttttttaatttacaaactcCTTTCACAACAAAAGTCGTTAGTATTGTAATATGCAACAATACCGAATACTTAATATAGCCATCAATTTCTTTCTACACAATCATCAGGCGAGTTCTACCAAAGCATCCCTGTCTTCCCAACCTATTGATCCGTGATCAAAATCGGAGTAAAATAGCGGCGGACTTGAAAGATTTTCTGTATTATCGTATGTAAGATGTAACGAGAAAAGAGGAGAATATCGAGAGAGGGTTTTTGTCATCTGCTTCTTCAAATGGGAGTCTTAATGAAATCTCCCACATTCACTAAGACAGTGCTGATGAGATTTCTCCAGAGTGTCTCCATTGATTATGCTTTCTTGGCGAATATTCCGTTCTTTTAAGGTTGAATTCTGATGAAATGATTCATTAGGATTCAGGGCTATAGGGTGCATATCAACTAATGTTATCTTCTATAAACCCAAAAGAGTCTTGGAGCACTAAGGACGTCTGGGAACAATTTGATTGGAGTGTGTTTACATTGATTTCATGTTTTGCACAATCGGGCTTAGAGGACTTGAAAATTAATCACTTTGAATCTAAGTGAGCTCATCTGCGGGTTACCATGGATTGGTATCTGCAATATGAGACTTACAAGTTGGAAACATGAGAGTATAATTAAAAATCTTGCTGAAAGTCTGCCAAAATTCTTATATACAGAGCACATTTTCATTCAGATGATGGACATGTAAAACTAAATATGTTACAAGCGGATCCGAATATTCTACatagaaaatcaaaagtttCCTGTTTTATGGAAATcttatttgatacatgtaccgacgtgtaactttaaaatgatttatttagatAACAATATCTGGTGTTAACACATATTACGTGGAATTTGCGTAGTATGTGATTTGAATTCAGTTGTTCcagtctttaaaaaatgtgtttgccAGCCACAATACCCGAGTATAGTTCTATCCGGTTGCAAGTAATGTTTTGTGAATACCGGTATTTCCTTAGTAGATATTAAAAACTCATGTTATTTTTGGtacttttttaagatttaaaataacattttactatGCAGACATAAACATAAATACACTGCATTAGAGAATTACTCTTATATAGGACTGAAGGTTGTTTCTAACGATTTGTTTACGACGTTTATTATTTTCTGTCTTTAGACATAAAGTAAATACAGTAAAGGCTGCAGACAATTTATTAAGTGGTATCAGATTTGAAACAGGTTCACGTGATTTAATGATGGGCGACACATTGATTTTCTTCTGTTTTCATGAGTTCACTATTCCAAGTAATGGCGACAGTTTAAAACAAGTTCGAACCTAGTAAACTCTCTGAATTCAGCGACAGGAATAGTACATACAAGCCCATGCGAAACTACAAAAGGTGATACAGTTGTATTAAAATCAATTCACGATGGGCGATCTAAATGTGAATAGAAACAACTCCGTTATcctttttgacatatttactaGGTAAGATAATAAAAAGCACACTAGTAGATTATTGGTGTTTTagacaaattttgaaaacaaaattatgctCAGAGATTTTCGATTTCCAATTCACTATCATCATACGATATTTCGGTCAGTCATTACTACATAAACCCTCTCTTTCACAAAAAAGGTTCTCTCTATTTGAAAGTGTCGCACAATAAATCACTCTCTATCCATAGACGCGTTCCTTTTACTACAGTATTTTACATATGGTTTATAACCACTTAACGTGCAAGACAAACACTTTATATATCAGTTTACACCCtttcaatattcataaataaacGCTAAATTAATAAACAACCACATTGACCCAGATTCGAGACATCGATGAAGTGCTTTCAAAATTTCCCGTGGTTTTTTAACAgctaaaagagagagagagagagagagagagagagagagagagagagagagagagagagagagagagagagagagattaatgaGTTAGTTTTCTattgttcaatatttattttttataaaagttttgtaataatttaaaaataaacttcatactttattaaaaaaaatatatttaataaaattgataGAAAACTCGAACCGAAAAACTTGTCCCCTAAAGTAGGCATGGTAGCTTGATAAAGTAATTGATTAATCTATATTGTTTATAAGCACTTTAAGACTTgtatgtattgatttttattttgaatgaaatatctGAAAATAGAAGAAAATTACTCTCTGCAAACTGGAAAACAAGGGCTTGACATTTGCTGATTACAAAAGTTCTTGAGACTTTGATGTAGGTTACTTATGAAGAAATATTAAGCCGTTTGTGCACATgaaatataattcaatataCCAAAATTCAAAgtcaatatctttttattacCTCTTCAACTTATTTTTAAGTAAATTACCTAATAGGGTACCGTAAATTCATCTTTCAGATTTGAAACTAAACTTCCTGATCTCTCAAAAATGATTGGATGAGGGTTTCAGTATAAATTAAACTAGAAATTTCTTGATTATAGttgtaacattaattttttcttacGAAGTATGGATGGTAAACTTATTCTATTTCTTTCGGTGATTTCGGGATCCTTGGCCAGTCATTTCCGAGGTGGTACTATAAGTTGGCAACCAACAGGTTTTGAAAACCAGGTTCATATGTAtagattaattttaattaattaagtagtaaatcttttgttttcaaaagtaaacttattaatttttaaacaaataaagtttttttgccGGGTTCTTCCTCAAGACAGATTTTACTATTTACTTTGATAATACTTTCGTTAAAGAACTTTCATAGAAAACGCAGTTAAAATCTCCAATTGATActttagatttttattaaactttttctaGTTGTTGaacttgttaaattttaaaaaccattgtGCTTAGAAGCAATACTCAAgtgacaaaaataatatgaattttttattataaaagatCAGCTTATTCTATTCAAGGTGAAATTTTCGTTTAAACTTGGGTGGTACTATGGGACAGGACCAGGATGCACCCCTAATAACATCGGTAACTTGACCACGGGAGGGACTTACGACTACTGGAGGTGTACCAGCGGGTGTGGAGGTACGCCCAATATGAACGACATCAACTATGTGTGTACGGGAGCTAGCATTGAAGATCTATGGGAGCAGGGAGAGAGGgacttcatttacaattttaccGGAGTTGGACCTTTCACCGTATCGTAAGTTTagtcttttattaatttaatatttctgTTGTAATGAGATGATGGATTCAATTCTATGGATATGGATTTTTACTTTATCTCTTTGTTTGTCCATGGTTGTAGTTATGAGAAAAAATCACATTAAATTAAGAAAAGTAGAGGGACAAGATCACCTGCCTTTATTACTAAGTGCTTAGCAATTGCAGCGACAgacatttcaaataattaatgttttatctttaatgaatttgaaaaagtataaatacattgaaaatgtttataaaagtaACAGTTGTGGATTTGTTTTACCTTACTAGTAACTAGTTTACCTACTTAgtttctaaacaaaaaaaaattatttaaaaaaatcatatttgaaaGGAACTATATTTGATAAggacctaccccccccccccccgaacatCTTAATTTTATTGTACTAAATTtaatggaacccccccccccgtctTCTCAAATGACAAATGTATTATGATAAGTATCTGGTTGCATGTCTTGCATCATAATCTGACTTGACTTTTCAAT containing:
- the LOC105317547 gene encoding arrestin domain-containing protein 17 isoform X1; the protein is MISQRANRMEKIKTFIIDLENPLGVYYLGQVVRGEIILELDTPVKIREIRISFRGEAYVDWPSSSNPNDKTSGPKKGGFRLPTDDHYSASEEYFNRTIPLFGKGRGEGEHNILPVGRYTFPFDFGLPDALPSSFEGPWGYVRYFINSTLDRPNSFNINYKRPFTLIAPLDLNSQRNVLHSTTNRGSKRMCCLCCKSGPVSGTIHLDRIGFVPGEEININAEIQNLSSFDCDVWAILEMKTIYFSTSRKVPTIANGIKNQLKRKPSEDKISEVLVFPPKNGARMKTVKTRKLRKEVAKITHPGVDGGKSVVWKESGLVIPPVPPSFLEGCNIIDIRYFLKLVVKTIGLSSNLEIPIEIIIGTVPLRPQSVVHACLPVTPSTPPISATLSVPSLDSYDQPPSYSESVLGKNDITDESDDEHTDGQLKFAPFYTYFSKTQPTDTENAPKDS
- the LOC105317547 gene encoding arrestin domain-containing protein 17 isoform X2, with amino-acid sequence MEKIKTFIIDLENPLGVYYLGQVVRGEIILELDTPVKIREIRISFRGEAYVDWPSSSNPNDKTSGPKKGGFRLPTDDHYSASEEYFNRTIPLFGKGRGEGEHNILPVGRYTFPFDFGLPDALPSSFEGPWGYVRYFINSTLDRPNSFNINYKRPFTLIAPLDLNSQRNVLHSTTNRGSKRMCCLCCKSGPVSGTIHLDRIGFVPGEEININAEIQNLSSFDCDVWAILEMKTIYFSTSRKVPTIANGIKNQLKRKPSEDKISEVLVFPPKNGARMKTVKTRKLRKEVAKITHPGVDGGKSVVWKESGLVIPPVPPSFLEGCNIIDIRYFLKLVVKTIGLSSNLEIPIEIIIGTVPLRPQSVVHACLPVTPSTPPISATLSVPSLDSYDQPPSYSESVLGKNDITDESDDEHTDGQLKFAPFYTYFSKTQPTDTENAPKDS